The Balneola vulgaris DSM 17893 DNA window GGCCAATCGTATAGCCTTCATCTCTCATTAGCTCTTTCCAAAAAGCAGAGGCAGGTACTTCCAAATTATAATCCAATACAAAGTCTTCGCTAAGGCCTATATATCGGGCTAATTTTCTGGCGATGGAATTTTTGTCGGCATCTTCAACGAACCCTCCCCTTGATAGCGCTGGCAATAACTCATCTAGTGTAAAGTCTTCCACCATAGGTAAAAGTTCATCCAAATCTTTGCTCTGTAGATCACTAGGTAGTTGCTTATGATACCAAGCCGCTGCGGTGTAGTATGGCACTTTCAAAATGGATGACATCGGAACAGGGCCTGCAGGGTTCAAGCCAAGACCTGTTGGAGATACTAAGATCACACCGTTTAAGAACATCCAATGGCGCCCTTGAAGCTGACCCGCCAATCCTGAAACTCGTGGAGTTCCATAACTTTCACCAATAAGGTATTTCGGCGACCTCCATCTTTCATTCCGTGAGATAAAAGTATCAATCCAATCAGCCAAGTAGGCTAGGTCTTCATTCACCCCAAAAAATTGCTCTGGCTTACCATCGTTTAAGATGCGCGAAAAACCTGTATTCACCGGATTCACATATACGATATCAGCCACATCTATAATAGAGTGCGGATTGTCTTGGATTCCGTATGGCTGCACGGGATAGCCCTCATCATCAATTACTAATCGTTTTGGGCTAGTATATCCCAAGTGCATCCAAAGTGATCCCGCTCCAGGTCCACCATTAAAGGAGATAAAGATCGGTCTCTTTTCTTTGTTCTTTACATCGGTACGTTCGTAATAGGTGTAGAACAAGGCCGCATCGGCTTCCCCATCTTCTCCATACACGGGCTGAGTACCCAC harbors:
- a CDS encoding S10 family peptidase; protein product: MKTKKVTTVWKKTSWLLMILPLMFTSVEAQKRSLPADTSIVKTDKVMVKGKEISYKVTVGTQPVYGEDGEADAALFYTYYERTDVKNKEKRPIFISFNGGPGAGSLWMHLGYTSPKRLVIDDEGYPVQPYGIQDNPHSIIDVADIVYVNPVNTGFSRILNDGKPEQFFGVNEDLAYLADWIDTFISRNERWRSPKYLIGESYGTPRVSGLAGQLQGRHWMFLNGVILVSPTGLGLNPAGPVPMSSILKVPYYTAAAWYHKQLPSDLQSKDLDELLPMVEDFTLDELLPALSRGGFVEDADKNSIARKLARYIGLSEDFVLDYNLEVPASAFWKELMRDEGYTIGRLDSRYTGIDKTDGGDSYDYPAEYSSWKHSFTPAINHYVQDVLGFKTDLQYYVSGPVRPWNRDGNQTGEMLRKAMAENPYLKVLVQSGYYDGATDYFSAKYTMWNLDPSGKMRDRFKFEGYRSGHMMYLRTEDLATSNEHIREFIKNSLPAEGVPARYK